The nucleotide sequence ATTTGGACCAGCATGGCGAAGGTTTGCATCATTTGTGTTTCGAAACGGACGATGTACGCACCAGTTTTGCCGCATTGCCGGAACGCGGAATGAAGCCAAAGAGTGAAACACCCCATGACGGCCCCTTGGGAAGAAAGGCGGGATTCATTGATCCGTCGACCAGTCGCGACGTGATCTGGGAAATGACTGGCCCGCAGTAGGCTGCTGGCGTTCGGTCCAGTGGAGACGGCAAAACACAGCATGTCGTTCTCCACCGGGGTACATTGTGGCGCTGCAAGTCCGACGTGCCGTGCGTGTCGTTTCGGTACGGACGTTGTTATCCCGCCCATTCATCCCATTGCCCACGGGAAAAGTCTCATGAGATTGGTATTGCTGTGTGCCACCTTCGTTTCACTCGGTTGTTCGTTGAACACACCGGTGCGGGCGTCGGATCATCCAAACGTGTTGATCGTCACCGTGGATGACATGTCGTGTGATTCAATCGGTGTGTTTGGGTGTCCCGTTCCCGAGACCACACCCGCGATCGATGCGTTTGCCAAAACAGCCCTTCGCTTTACCAAAGCGCACGTGTTGGTGGGCAATTGCATGCCGGGGCGAAACTTGATGTGGTCGGGTTTGTACAGTCACGTCAACGGTGTGGAGGGGTTTCGTCAAAACCCCGAACCCGATTATCCAGTGCTGTGTGATTTGGCCAAAGATGCGGGCTACTTCACCGCGATTCGTGGCAAGGTCAATCACAGCACACCCTACACGCCCTACGCTTGGGACGCCGTGCTGGACACCGATGCCGACGGCAAAAAGTATGGCGTCAAAGACGTTGAAAGCTACGGCAAATCAACCCGCGATGCGATTCGTTTGGCCAAGCAAGCGGACAAGCCCTTCTGTTTGATGGTCAACATCAGCGATCCACACAAACCGTTTTACAGCCAGGGTTTCAAAGAAGGGAAGTCGGACCCGAACGTTCCCAGCAAGATCTACACAGCGGATGAAGTCGCCGTGCCCGGATTTCTGTTCGATGATCCGGTTGTTCGCGACGAACTTGCGCTGTACTACAGTTCCGTTCGCCGTGCCGACGATTGTTTCGCGACGGTCATGGATGCGTTGCAGCAAGAGGGCGCCGCGGACGAAACGATGGTGATGTTCTTGTCGGACCACGGCATGCCATTGCCGTTTGCCAAAACCCAGTTGTATCACCACAGCACACATACGCCATTGATGATTCGATGGCCCGGCAGGACCAAGCCCGGTTCGATAGACGATCAACATATGGTTTCGGCGATTGATTTTCTGCCGACGCTGATCGATGTGATGGGTATGTCGCATCCAACACCGGATCGGCTGCATGGGCGATCATTCGCCCCGGCATTGACCGGCCAGACGGTTGACGGATTTCGGTACGTGATCAAACAGTACAACGAGAATTCGGGACGTTGGCGTCAGCCCATGCGTGGAATCCAGACGTCTCAGTGGCTATATCTGTACAACCCGTGGAGCGACGGCAAGAGGGTCTTCTCAACGGCGACCAACGGCACGAACACGGCGCGACGGATGGCCGAGCTGGCACGTTCGAATCCGGATATCCAGCGTCGGTACGACATCTATCAGCATCGCA is from Crateriforma conspicua and encodes:
- a CDS encoding sulfatase family protein yields the protein MRLVLLCATFVSLGCSLNTPVRASDHPNVLIVTVDDMSCDSIGVFGCPVPETTPAIDAFAKTALRFTKAHVLVGNCMPGRNLMWSGLYSHVNGVEGFRQNPEPDYPVLCDLAKDAGYFTAIRGKVNHSTPYTPYAWDAVLDTDADGKKYGVKDVESYGKSTRDAIRLAKQADKPFCLMVNISDPHKPFYSQGFKEGKSDPNVPSKIYTADEVAVPGFLFDDPVVRDELALYYSSVRRADDCFATVMDALQQEGAADETMVMFLSDHGMPLPFAKTQLYHHSTHTPLMIRWPGRTKPGSIDDQHMVSAIDFLPTLIDVMGMSHPTPDRLHGRSFAPALTGQTVDGFRYVIKQYNENSGRWRQPMRGIQTSQWLYLYNPWSDGKRVFSTATNGTNTARRMAELARSNPDIQRRYDIYQHRTVEELYFVPNDPDCRVNLLEQPAGDRAKVQQTVDKLREQLAMELERIQDPVAPLVRDVENAQLRQQYMEGQDQFGDQLRGKKRKRGNQKKSSSTAG